One Streptomyces umbrinus genomic window, GGTTGTCCTCGGATACGACGAGTCGCCGGGCGCGGCCCGCGCACTGCGCGTCGCGATCGAGGTGTCCGCCGCGTTCGACGAGCCGCTCGTGCTGGTCTACGGCGCCGCGGCTCCGGGAACCGTGGGCGAGGAGTACGGCGCTCACCACGAAGCCGTCCGCGAGGCCGGACGCGTCGCACTCGACCACGCCGTCAGTGTGGCCGACGCGGCCGACGTAAGGACAACCGTCGAAATCATCGACCAGAAACCCGCCCAGGCACTGATCGACGCCGCGTCACGCCACGGGGCACGGTTCATCGTGGTGGGCAGCTGGGGAGAGAGCCCGATGCGCGGGGCACTGCTGGGCTCCACTCCCCACAAGCTGCTCCATCTGTCGAGCGTCCCGGTCCTCTGCGTGCCGACCGAACAGTGAGCCGTTTCCCATCAAGGACGAGAAACGCTCAGCCATGCCTTCCGACCCAGTGATGAGTTTTCGCGCCCGTACCCGTCACACCTACGACAGGACATTACGAGGCGGAAGGATGACGTCATGAGTGCGGACACGCGGCCGGAGGAGCTGGGCGTGAGCAGTCTGGACGAGGTCGACGAGCCGACGTTCACGGGGCTGGCGGAGCGGCACCGGCGGGAGCTGCACGTGCACTGCTACCGGATGCTCGGGTCGTTCGAGGACGCCGAGGACACCGTGCAGGAGACGTTCCTCCGTGCCTGGCGGCGGCGGGAGACCTTCGAGGGACGGTCGACGTTCAGGGCCTGGCTGTACCGGATCGCCACCAACGCCTGCCTGGACCTGCTCGCCAAGTGCCGCCCGGAGCCTGCGACCGGCGGCGAGGTTCTGTGGCTGCAGCCCT contains:
- a CDS encoding universal stress protein, which produces MSVVLGYDESPGAARALRVAIEVSAAFDEPLVLVYGAAAPGTVGEEYGAHHEAVREAGRVALDHAVSVADAADVRTTVEIIDQKPAQALIDAASRHGARFIVVGSWGESPMRGALLGSTPHKLLHLSSVPVLCVPTEQ